A stretch of DNA from Deinococcus seoulensis:
GCCCAGCGCGGCCATGCCCAGCACGACCGGCAGGGCCAGCCCGCCCGTGGCGATGGTGGCGCCCGTCGCCAGGATCCCGGCGACCGCGCCGACCGCTGCGCCCACGCCCGTGCCCTTCACGGCGCCCGCACCGGCGTCCTCGGCGGTGCCGCCGTCCACACCGTCCGTCACGACCGGGTCGGCCGCCGTGCCCCGGCGGGTGACGGTGGCGCTGCCCATGGTCGGGGCGATCACGCCCTGCGACTTCAGGTCGGCGATAAAGGCGTCGGCGGCAGTCTCGGTCGGGAAGATGATGTGTTTCATGCCTTCAGTCTGGCCCGCCCCGCCTGCCCGCCCGTGAGAGTGTGGGCAAGGCACTTTGGCCGGACGCTGACAGGGCGCAGAGGTCCGTCTCATCTGACCCGCACGGAACGGCCGGGCCGGAGGGTCGCTCTGGGCCGCGCCTACCCGACCTGCTGCGCCTCGAACACCCGCGCGGGCTTCACGAACTCGTCCTGCGCGGCCACCAGCTGAATCTCGCGCGTACCGGCGCTGTGCGTGTAACTGAGCAGTCCGAACAGCGCGCTCATGGACAGGCTCAGCGCCTGCGCCGCCTGACCGGACTTCAGGTAGTGCCCCAGGAACAGCGCCGCGATGGCGTCCCCCGTGCCGTTGCGGGGCGGGTCGAGCGGCAGCAGCGGCGTGCGGCACAGCCACGCCCCGGCGTCCGTGACGGCCAGCGTCTCGATGCTGCCCTCGGGCGCGCCGCTGCGCACCAGACTGGTCAGCAGCACCACGCGCGGCCCACCCGCCCGCATCCGTTCCCGCAGCGCGCGGGCGGCGTCCAGCGCGTGCTCCAGTGTGTCCACGGTGCGCCCGGTCAGCAGTTCCAGCTCGAACTGGTTGGGCGTCACGATGTCCGCCTCCGGGATGGCCTGCGCCGCGATCAGGTCCGGCAGTTCCGGGCGCACGAACACGCCGCGCCCCACGTC
This window harbors:
- the pdxY gene encoding pyridoxal kinase PdxY, with product MTGTPQNILSIQSWVSYGHVGNAAAVFPLQRLGFEVWAIHTVQFSNHTGYGAWTGAVFPPEAVADLIDGIEARGVLPECGAVLSGYMGSEGTVAAVVDAVRRVRVANPDALYACDPVMGDVGRGVFVRPELPDLIAAQAIPEADIVTPNQFELELLTGRTVDTLEHALDAARALRERMRAGGPRVVLLTSLVRSGAPEGSIETLAVTDAGAWLCRTPLLPLDPPRNGTGDAIAALFLGHYLKSGQAAQALSLSMSALFGLLSYTHSAGTREIQLVAAQDEFVKPARVFEAQQVG